The window gccttgctcgggcaacttgcccaacaccaacagagtgatccacccttgagcccatgggttccgacccaaccaactacgttggaaccaaggttcgggaggcacctctgtggtggcatgcagatctttgtcaagatcataaacatatgagatcagatgaggaccagaagacggcgaccctcggcgggatcccagccgagggaatccacaagacccccggcaagtgccttgccggggacgactgcaacgccacggcaagacccttgccaggcccccggcaaggcccttgccgagggcatcagcggggccactgccaggcccgcaccagccaataCTCCACCACCATCCCCAAGctgctgctagctcaaccagctgggtaggcgcctgcgtggcgacgggcagcctctacgccaactcagcaagcacctgcgtggtggcatgcagatcttcgtgaaggccccaccaccgcgccacctcagctgcctgcctgcctacatggcaccacacgcaccgctggcctgggcacgtgtcgaagcgaggcggagcggcgacggacgggacgggcctcgttcccgtccccgataaagctaagggacacctaagcgatgcattaaatgcgtcttgtcgtgtaatacgggcgataagctcgcatcactgtagacctttccacctcctgtgtgccactgtggcagcccctttcgactataaaaggaggcccatggcgtactgaagagggattcggctttttggaactacgcaaccaccgtagctagttcagaagaacacaagaacactgaATATATCCAGCAAAGaaagactagggttttacgcatcctcgcggcccgaacctaggtaaacgatccgtgtgctctctgttagacctgctcttctcacgaccccgcgccccgccaaccgtagtagggatttctgtgatcccataggtgtcattttcCACCGAcaccgccgttctctctgaccaagctccagcgcggtagggccttcgccacttgctcgctgccgtagtatgggcagatcccggctGCTGGCGCCCTCCTAGTTACATCCTgacgaccctcaggtacagcttcctccggccttgctccactgcccatcttcccacgttgctgcatgtggaaaatcctgcatgtggatcttccctagttctttgcccaaaacgtagctcggtCGGTGTACTTTCCAtgttgcaatctcgtcctcacaccattcttgataaaccaccatgctgctatctttcccttatgacatggaatatgcttctttttgtcGGCATATGTGTCTTCAACTGTTAttgggcagtaattgtttcctttctacctctttttgcaaacaggggtatccatttcacctcgttgctattgcggccttttggtgaactacacaaatcacttttttaagcgtgttttgtgcagttccgccaaatgtcacacgggcaacatTTTTACATTTCTGCGGGACTGCAGAAAGGGAaattggttttgctatcctcctcatccaactccgagcccaatcttctccaacaagtagttagtctTAAAGAGAGATTGCAGAGGTGAtaggcttctatttgtgtgtgttatgtttcatcatctagttccactattattgtaatcacactgactgaacatctttgcaaacagggatgatccgctcgattttagtggaactgcgcAAAAATGATcggattttagtggaactaccatgcatatacttaccttgtggtcttgagctggctttggaAGGAGTAGACTTAAGAAAACAGGGCTAGATAACATAAGAACACTCTAGGTAAAGCAATTTcaggaaaccacaagagtaccaagactgggatgacatgtaatTGAGTACTAAGTACTCCATTTAGATACTGGCATGTCCCCAAAGATTTAAATATATGCAATGAATTACAAAGCTTTTTCTCCCCTAGATATGGactctttctccccctgaatctgatATTGGATAATGGGACGGTAGGGTGAGAGAAAATCAGAGCAAGAAAAAAGAGCAAGAAATGGTACGATCAACCAAAATTTAGAGCAACAAGAATATTAGACAATAAGATCAAACATGTtgacatgtctttcccctcttaaagacatgtgacttttCTCCTCTTTTGTCAATAGCATCTGTAGAAGAGCTTAGATGAGCTCATATGATAAGTTTTGAtggtctctctctccccctttgacatcaatttccaagaagggcacTTCTGAAGCATGAGTCAAATAGGTGTGGTCCTTGAGAGTCACTATAAAGTAGTAGGTAGCCTGAGATGCTGATAGAGGATAGAATCATTAAGTGGAGCTGAAGAGAATAGGCAATAAAAATGCAAAATATTTTCTCATAGTTGAAATCGGTGACGCCGATTTTTGTCTTTCAGTGACGCCGAAATGACAGAGTCACAGAAAGTCCAGATTAGTGAGACCGAATCAGTCCATGCCAGTTGTACTGATGAACTGTTCACAAGGAGACCTTGTGTTTCGGTCGAGCCGATGATTCTGGATCGGAGGGACCGAGTTCAACTTGGAGTGAAGATTTTGTCAATCTCAGCTCACTTGGCAAATTaaatctcacaaagatttgcaaggaattaacatAAAGATTTGCAATGAACTAAACACAGAATAAAAACAGAAAGGAGATCTAGATGAATTTTTTTGATAAAGGGAAACGCAATAGCAAGAACACAAAGTAAATGAGCAAAGAAatactagagaacttcatctagagggggtcagcgacaaagtcacctatgttagagtatattaagtgaggagtcaagtgataacacttgatcgtaggtcatacccatcgtttaagctcaaaatggggttaccatttttcatttaagaattttgatgtattcacatctcgTTGAGCTGCTTTGACTATTGGAGCAAAGCTTCTCTAATATGGAATATCATACCTTGGGTTGTGGTGtagatcttgatcatgtagttgaacttgtgttggatgctcaaggttgatgtagtccatcaagagttgggagcaccactagAAGTTGAagttcatcttcctacatgggttagtcctgCAAGGAAGAGCatttgtgtatccaaaatgacaatcatgaaacttgataccaatgaaatttgatatattgaaattgtcaaaggatatgttgagtgAGTTCATTCTTCCTTGTTTTCAAAAACCATGTAGTAGgaacttggtgatgtagagattacTCAAAATGTGAGTGACTTGCAATCTCATGGATTTTGGGCTCATCCAAGGTACAAGTATAGAACCAAGACATATGAttatcatcataagagaaatatcaaggattagtcataaaagactcatgccttgcatgtatccaaatggagtttctactccaagtttgaggcatcaatgatgttcaattcacctctcaaacggcaaaatactttctcatcaagcggttttggtgaatatatccgccaattgcttatcaatacgaacatgcttaagattgatgtctcctttagcaacatgatctcggaTGAAATGACGAccaacttcaatatgcttagttcgagaatgttgcacgggattgtgagcaatcttaatagcactttcattgtcacaaagcaatggaacatgtttcacatgtatcccataatccttaagggtttgggtcatccaaagtaattgagcacaacatgatccgggggcaatgtattctgcttcagcggtggataaggataccgagttttgtttcttggaggaccaataCACAAgggatctaccaagaaattgacatgtaCCCGAAGTgtactttctatcaaccttgtcaccggcatagtccgaataggagtagccaacaagatcaaaagaggacctcttaggataccaaatgccaaagtttggtgtatgaattaagtatGTCACTATcattttcacagccttaagatgacactctttgggggccgcttgatatcgtgcacacatgcacatacTTAGCATACTATCTGGATGGGAGGCACAatgatataacaatgaaccaatcatagagcggtaaaccttttggtcaaccggttcgccatccttagtcaagtcatgTCCGCTAataggcatgggtgttttcataactttgctttcttgcatgttgaacttcttgaaaagatccttggtatactttgtttggGAAACAAatgtaccttccttagtttgcttgatttgcaaccAAGGAAAAATTTGATTTCACTCATCATAaacatctcaaacttcttcgacattagccttccaaacttttcactaaaatggggATTAGTAGATCCAAATATGATATCATtgacataaatttggcacacaaataattcaccattaacccttttagtaaaaagtgtAGAATCAATCTTCCCAATTTCAAatcctttttcaataaggaacttggtgaaacatttataccatgctctaggagcttgtttaaaaCCATAAAGAGCTCTGTGAAGTTTGTAAACTTGATCAGGTTTCTTGGGATTAACAAAGCTGGGAGGTTTTTTAACATAGACTTCCTCCttaatttcaccatttagaaaagcacttttaatgtacATTTcgtataaagtgatatcatggtgattgacataagcaagtaagatgcgtatggactcaagtctaggaacgggggcatatgtctcaccatagtccataccttcgacttgagtgtagacTTGGGTGACGGGACGGGCCTGGTTGCGTACAAcctgtccatcttcatcttgcttattccgaaatacccacttggttccaatgacattgtggttatCGTCCGACTTTTCAACCAACGTCCACACTTGATTCCTCtcgaagttgtgtagctcttcatgcatggcgttcTCCCAATCCGGATCCTCAAGAGCTTCTTCTACCTTCATAGGTTCAACACTAGaaatgaatgagtaatgttcacaaaagttatccaaacgagttttagagcgagtgattctcccggtttgaatatCATCGAAGATTTTTTCGACGGGATGATCTCTTGTGactcttgctctaactcgtgagagcttttgcttaGGTTGAGGTGGAACACcctcttcatcatcatcttcattgTTGTTAGCGTTGTCGTTCTCTTgccgaggtggagaaggaggttgaggTGGATCATCTTGTTgtacttcctcattttcttcgtcttgacgtgttccacttgtggatgcctccaagtcaacttgtggttcaccttgttgtgaagttgaggcttccacttgaatggatgaagtactctccttcacctccgttgggcgaatcttgccaatagataAGTCTTGAATTGCTTCTGAAggatctttgtctcctacatcaattggcaattgctctacttgcgagccgttagattcatcaaacttcacatctaccgtctcttcaacctttcgggtgaaattgttgtagacacggtaagtgtgagagtttgagccgtaaccgagtaggaaaccttcatgagatttaggagaaAATTTTGAACGAGGATGCTTATCAAGAACgtagcactttgagccaaataaTCGAaggtatccaacttggggtttgttaccggtgagaagctcgtgtgccgtcttgccgagaagcttgtgaagatatagtCAATTCGtagcatgacaagctgtctcaaccgcttccacCCAAAAGTGTCTTGGCGTTTTGTATTCGTCatgcatcgttcttgccatctcagtAAGTGTCCGATTCtttctctcaacaactccattttgttgaggtgtgtacgcagctgagaactcgtgtgaaatcccttcttcgtcaagaaaggtatccacattggtgttcttgaactccgttctgTTGTCGcttcgaaccttcttgatcttcacttcaaattggttttgtgccttcctagcgaagttcttgaagatcttttggacctgcgatttatcatcaagaaagaacacccacgtaaatttggaaaaatcatcaacaatgaccaaACCGAACGAGTTACCACCGAGATTTTTGTAGGCGTtgggaccaaaaagatccatatgaagtagctcaagaggtcttctcgtggtcatgatgttcttcacgggatgacttcctccaacttgttttcctgcttgacaagaactgcaaagtctatccttgtcaaatatgccatctttaacaccaaggatatgatcacctttaataagcttatcaagatttcgcatgcccacgtggcctaaccttctatgccataaccaacctttagaagatttagcaattaagcaagttcgaGGTTGAGCTCtcttagtgaaatcaacaatgtatagatcacctctacgaataccggtaaagaccatattatgattatctctttgaaaaacttggcaatctacttcagtgaatAGAACATTAAAACTGAAATAGGCTAGTCTAGATACGGAGAGTAAATTGTAGCCAAGATATTCAACGCGGATAACATTTTGGATAGAGCTGTCATGGGTGATGGCCACCTTACGGAGGCCAACTACCTTACCCCTGGAGTTGTCACCAAAAGTGGCATACTTACGGGGACCATCATTTTTTGCAAGCTCATGgaacatatccttgtctccggtcatatgatcagtacatccactatcgagaacccattcctttcctccggcCATGTAACCATGAaggttagccataagaccaaagtgtctcactgactcatcaagatcaaagtcactatcatcatcctcatcataatatccatgttcaacatcatcatGTGAGTGATCAtcacctagagagagtgattcattagatttaTGACCATGACAATGTGCATCTTTATGAACTCTAATGACTTGTGACATGATGCTACTAATgactccaacatctcctttggcatgcataaggtcacgaagctcaaatagacaatcatcaaAGTTAGGATCACTAGGATTCATTTTATGAAAAGCAATGGACTTTTGAAGAATCTCATgtagatttttcaaggaatagtttggaaaccGCTCCTCAAGGTATCTCCATATAGTTTAAGCACATTCAAATGTAGGCAAGCATATAAGCAAATTTCTAGGCAAACCTCTAATGATAAGATCAATAGTTCTTAGGTTGCGGGTCATGTGAAGATACTCATCgggggtaggatgcaaaggatcaatggGAGGCGCACAAGGACTAGTAATATACTTGTTCAAattatattcattgaaaatctcaagcatctcattcttccaagaattatagagctctccgtcaagcataggcactctacgtctaataCTCCCaatcgtagactcatccatcttcctccaatggcgATTAAACCACAGCAATgaagaccaaagctctgatatcAATTGAAAGGAACGAGAAGaggggtctagaggggggtgattagaccctcaacaagtaaaagtggcaatttttaagttcttcaagttgaggtggagttttagcacaagtttaagcattcacaatacttttcaagcaagcatggcaagagtatcagcagcggaaagagtaaagcatgctAATTGCAAGAAAGTAAGGGATGGGATTGGAATGTGCAAACACAATTgaagacacgaagatttttggcatggttccgataggtggtgctatcgtacatctacgttgatggagacttcaacccacgaagggtaacggttgcgtgagtccacggagggctccacccacgaagggccCACGAAAAAGCAACCTtgctatcccaccatggccatcgcacataaatgacttgcctcactcgggtagatcttcacgaagtaggcgatctccttgcccttacaaacttcttggttcaactccacaatcttgtcggaggctcccaagcgacacctaaccaatttaggagacaccactctccaaaaggcaatagatggtgtgttgatgatgaactccttgctcttgtgcttcaaatgatagtctccccaacactcaactctccctcacagatttggctatggtgaaAAGATGATTTAAGTGGAGAGCAACTTGCGGAAGGTtagaaatcaagattcttgtggttggattggaatgtcttgatctcaacacatcagtaggtggttctttctcagaaaatgagtagtggaagtgtaggcacgttctcactcacatatggagaagggggtggagggggtatatatagcctccacacaaaatccaacagttacacacatttgacccaactcggtcagaccgaatagaagagctcggtgagaccgattcagttcaaagtgtgaacgttaggaatctcgatgggaccgactagaacaactcggtgggaccgatgtgctagggctagggcaaaacctcatctcggtgtaGCCGATTGCGTGAACTCGGTGAGATCGATTTCAGCAaagagcaaacagagagttgatcaagcaaactcggtgggaccgattgctcattttggtgagaccgaaatgttacaacgggaaacagagagtttgcagggCCATCTCGGTCAGACCCAGATCCGTATCGGTGTGACCAGgtgttagggtttctggcagtggctatgtcaagtgaactcggtggcgccggatagaagatttcggtggggccgagtttgactttgagTTTTGAAGATttttggaaatgagaaagtggttgagggctttggagcaatatcactaagcactttgagcaagtagaccattaagcaacacttcgtccccttttaatagtattggctttcctatggacttaATGTGATCTAGGATCACTAAAATATAAATGAAGAGTCTGGAgtttttgccaatatgtgtccttagcattttgaaggggttccacatcctcttgtccttgcCATGCCAATGTTGAATTTGTGTGAAATACACTAGGtagaagtattagtccaacaagagatatgttgacattaattatcAAAATCACCCAGAGGCACTTGCGCTTTCACAGGCCCGACGGCGGTGAGGGAGGGGTGAGGGAGTGCCGTAGGAGGAAGGGTCGGCGCGGCCGATCACCCACGTGGGCGACGCATTCGCGAGAGCCACTGATATACTGATGAATATAAAGCGGGTAAAGGAAAAAAATCGGTTGGCTTTAATATAAGGCCTTTGGCCTTTTCGCGCAAAAAATGATTACATCGCTCATAGTCAGTTTCATCACTCGACTATTTGTATGTAGTTATGTACACTGTACGATCCTAATCCTTACACCATCATTGTCATTTCCAATCGATAAACAACTATGATCCTAGCgtcctacaacatcatatcagtAGGGGTACCTACAACACAGCTCTCATCACAAGGCAACCAGTGGTGTCGCGGCTCTGCTGTCAAAGCTAGGGAGGTTCTCGTCGAAGAGCGACCCCATCCCGAAAATCTTGTCAATCCCCAGATCACTCGAGATCCTATCGCACAGCTGCAAAGTACATTACAAGGAAGcaacatcattaagtcattcacTCACTAAGCACCAGCACTGAAGATGTGTACGGTGAAGTTATGGGAGTGGCAAATCCAGTTGCTGTTAGCTCTTGCCTACCTCTCTGTACACTGCAGTGTCACCCTGGGACTTCCTAAGCTCAACAACATGCAGAGAGGGGCCAAGCTCAAACACCTGGgacaagaaaaaaaaaacagcacCAGAGATGTTAGCAGTTGATATCCATTGGTTACCCTTCCCACGCGTTTCACCGAAGAATGGTGCAGCTCGCCAAATTATACCTCGGCACAGACTAAGAATGCCGAAGGGTTGTTCGGTCCATTGCAATTGCCCGTTATTTTGAGCTGAAATATAACATGACACATCATTTTCAGTTCCTTCAAAAGTTGTACTCAATCATGTGATGACGAAAAATCTCTACAATGTGATGATGAGAAGCTTGTGCTCACCTTGCTATGCGCACTTTGAACATGGAACCCCAACTGTGTCGCCGACACTTCAATCTTGTCGAACAAATCCTTTGGTGGAAGTGCTGATGCGAACCTGATCTTTCTCTGGGACACTCCCTACAATAAGTCCAACTGGATTAGATGAGTTGTTCTATGAGGCCGCAGTGGCAGCATTCAGTGATCATCTTGATCTAAAACATCTTGAGAAACTATGCATATGATATTTCTTCCCAGTTTTGCAGATTAAATCATTCTGATTACAGCAAGGGAGGCGCAGGAAAGAAAttaatgaaaatatttttatACCTCTTCCTCAAAAAACCCTGAAAGATCGAGGGAAGATGCCATTCCGATCAGCTGAAAAGCGTTCATCTGACGAGTACTCTTGTCCCCAGGTGCTTCACTAATTTGCTTCAGAATGGAAAAAGGAAACAAAAGTTCACCAATCAGCGGCTACAAATACGTAGTGTATTTGCCTATATTAGGACATAAATTAGTCTTCAGCATTATACAGTTTGTGTCATCTTGTCATACCTGTTTGACAGGCAGAATTGCACCAAGCCGtacatcttcatcatcgtcatcatatGGACCAACAGGAATATAGTCTTTCTGAAACCATTCGTGTAGTTTGATCTCTGCCATGTTGATCCGCTTCATCGGATTTGGTTCAAGAATCCTCTTAATAAGGTTTTGCGCACCAGGTGAAAGCCACTCCGGGATCTTAGCGTCACCCTTGAAAATCTACACGCAACCAGATAACAGTAGTATTATTGGAATGGAATCACAGAACTATCAGAATAAAGCACCAGATATCACTTAAGTTTTTACTTTTTTTTAAATGAAAGTCTACCTTCTGATAAAGAACAACCATATTTCGGTCATCAAATGGAAGCTGGCCGATGAGCATTATGTAAAGAATTACCCCACAAGACCAGATATCCGACAGTGATCCGTCGTAACCTCTGTTCTGCAGAACCTAGGTATATTTGGCACAAGAATTAGCAAATATACCGTAAAACAGATAACTGGTCCCAAGGTGGCTACTCTTTTACCTCAGGTGCAATATAGTTGGGGCTACCACAGGTTGTATGCAGCAATCCATCCTTCTGAAATGTTGCAGACCTTAAATTCAATGAAATCAAAATATCCTCGCAACAGAAAAATCAATGAAAATATAATGATCAATACAAGGAAATTTTTCTGCCATACCCCGAGATGTTGAGGTAAAGCACATAGACCAAAATCAGAGATCTTGATGTTGCCTTTCCGGTCAATAAGAACGTTTTCAGGCTGTAACATGTAGCAGTGGGATAAGTCAGGAGAACACAGAGCAATCAACCATAATGCCATAATACATGAGAAATAATAATGTTTGATAATTGTTTGCCCCAGATTcatcaaaagaaaagaaaacttcAGTCGTCAGTACCTTAAGGTCTCTGTGGTAGACACCCTTTCCATGGCAATAGCTCACGCCATCAATTAGCTGCTGAAAAAGTCTTCTTCCTTCTCGTTCGGATAGTTTTCCCCTCATTGCCTTTTATTTGCACGAAAAAAAAAATCAACTCGAAGTGTTAGAACTGACCAATGTACCTGGCAGGGAATTTTATAATGCAAAGCAAGCTTTCAGATAGTTGAAAATAAAAGTTATGCGGGCTTACAATCCTGTCAAACAGCTCTCCTCCATTGACAAACTCAAGCACCATGTAGATCTTTGTTTTGCTAGCAGCAACCTGAATCAAGAGTTAGAACAATTACAAGATTAATAATATGACACTGATGTTATTTAAACGGGCCATGTCGACGAATTCATATGCTCATGTGCACCACAAATGACCCGAAG is drawn from Aegilops tauschii subsp. strangulata cultivar AL8/78 chromosome 1, Aet v6.0, whole genome shotgun sequence and contains these coding sequences:
- the LOC109786308 gene encoding CBL-interacting protein kinase 17 → MVATGAAEGAAAGCRARAALLGAYELGRTLGEGSFGKVKHARHRATGDHFAVKILDRGRVLSLRGADDQVRREIATLTMLAHPNVVRLHEVAASKTKIYMVLEFVNGGELFDRIAMRGKLSEREGRRLFQQLIDGVSYCHGKGVYHRDLKPENVLIDRKGNIKISDFGLCALPQHLGKDGLLHTTCGSPNYIAPEVLQNRGYDGSLSDIWSCGVILYIMLIGQLPFDDRNMVVLYQKIFKGDAKIPEWLSPGAQNLIKRILEPNPMKRINMAEIKLHEWFQKDYIPVGPYDDDDEDVRLGAILPVKQQISEAPGDKSTRQMNAFQLIGMASSLDLSGFFEEEGVSQRKIRFASALPPKDLFDKIEVSATQLGFHVQSAHSKLKITGNCNGPNNPSAFLVCAEVFELGPSLHVVELRKSQGDTAVYRELCDRISSDLGIDKIFGMGSLFDENLPSFDSRAATPLVAL